A DNA window from Candidatus Eremiobacterota bacterium contains the following coding sequences:
- a CDS encoding response regulator, which produces MMRKKPVRILVAEDEAIIALGIKCELEQAGYEVCALVASGEKAVASVAQKQPDLVLMDANLAGKTDGIEAARIITSEYSVPVIFMTGYSDRDRMERAKDLDPLGYFMKPVDVAIMKQLIDSARIIIELGDGVTENEDLIAFLLTSLPFPARE; this is translated from the coding sequence ATGATGAGAAAAAAGCCGGTAAGAATCCTTGTTGCTGAAGATGAAGCCATTATCGCGCTCGGAATTAAATGCGAGCTTGAGCAGGCGGGATATGAAGTATGCGCCCTGGTGGCGTCGGGAGAAAAAGCAGTGGCGTCTGTTGCTCAAAAACAACCGGACCTTGTGCTGATGGATGCAAATCTTGCGGGAAAGACAGATGGCATCGAGGCCGCCCGCATCATCACCTCAGAGTATTCCGTCCCGGTGATTTTCATGACGGGCTATTCCGACAGGGATCGCATGGAGCGCGCCAAGGACCTTGACCCGCTCGGGTATTTCATGAAGCCGGTCGATGTGGCCATAATGAAACAATTGATTGACTCCGCTCGCATAATCATCGAGCTCGGAGATGGCGTAACCGAAAACGAAGACCTTATCGCTTTTCTCTTAACTTCTCTGCCCTTTCCCGCTCGAGAGTGA
- a CDS encoding DUF6036 family nucleotidyltransferase: MDYGRVFQLIRELNRHEVEYIVVGGIALALHGVVRATEDIDIFIKPTRENVESLKSSLKALWNDNAVEDISADDLLGDYPALTYGPPDDSMSIDILTRLGEAFYYQDLESETAEVQGLPVRIATVSTLIRMKKDTVRLQDKADVEALRRRFEKEGDESAS, translated from the coding sequence ATGGATTATGGCAGAGTTTTCCAGTTAATCAGGGAATTGAACCGTCATGAGGTTGAATACATCGTCGTGGGGGGAATTGCCCTTGCGCTTCACGGGGTGGTGCGCGCCACGGAAGATATCGATATATTTATCAAGCCGACCAGAGAAAACGTGGAGAGCCTCAAGAGCTCCCTGAAAGCCCTGTGGAACGACAATGCTGTCGAGGATATCTCAGCTGATGATCTGCTGGGAGATTATCCCGCCCTGACCTATGGCCCGCCTGATGACTCCATGTCCATTGATATCCTTACAAGGCTGGGAGAAGCATTTTATTATCAGGATCTTGAATCGGAAACGGCTGAAGTGCAAGGTCTGCCGGTAAGGATTGCGACGGTAAGCACCTTGATCCGCATGAAAAAAGATACCGTCAGGCTGCAGGATAAAGCCGATGTAGAAGCCCTGCGCAGGAGATTCGAAAAAGAGGGGGATGAAAGTGCCTCTTAA
- a CDS encoding sensor histidine kinase, whose product MLLRELYHRTKNNMQVIHSMLVLEAAQRKNTGISDFAREITQKIKAMALVHQMLYRSQDLSRVDLREYFSELATLLMQSFKVSPGKISLVIDLEPVSASIDIATPCALIVNELMSNALKYAFPGDMTGEISLQLRKTGDTMLELVFSDNGVGLPPGFDFRGQQSLGMQSIFALAEHQLQGEVYFEARRGLTCQIRFAETSKIPGV is encoded by the coding sequence ATCCTGCTGCGCGAGTTATATCACCGCACCAAGAACAACATGCAGGTGATTCATTCCATGCTTGTCCTTGAAGCCGCCCAACGAAAAAATACCGGGATTTCAGACTTCGCGAGGGAGATCACGCAGAAGATCAAGGCAATGGCGCTGGTCCACCAGATGCTCTACCGGTCGCAGGATCTCTCCCGCGTTGACCTCAGGGAGTATTTCTCTGAGCTGGCAACCCTGCTGATGCAGAGCTTCAAGGTGTCTCCCGGCAAGATCTCCCTGGTTATTGATCTTGAGCCTGTCTCAGCTTCCATAGACATAGCCACCCCCTGCGCATTAATTGTGAACGAGCTTATGTCAAATGCGTTGAAATATGCTTTTCCCGGTGACATGACCGGTGAGATCTCGCTTCAATTAAGGAAAACAGGGGATACCATGCTGGAGCTTGTTTTTTCAGATAACGGCGTCGGGCTGCCGCCCGGCTTCGATTTTCGCGGTCAGCAGTCACTGGGGATGCAGAGCATTTTCGCGCTCGCCGAGCATCAGCTGCAGGGAGAAGTCTATTTCGAGGCCCGGCGGGGGCTCACATGCCAGATCCGTTTCGCCGAGACCTCGAAAATCCCGGGGGTATGA
- a CDS encoding PAS domain-containing protein, translated as MPSAVAVYGAVDNGEDFVFRDFNKAGELIEKVDRGSILEKRVTEVFPGVKEFGVFEVFQRVWRTGQAEYFPAALYRDEHDPGTWRENRVYKLPGGEIVAIYDDITERKRAEAKILQALRE; from the coding sequence ATGCCGAGCGCAGTGGCCGTCTATGGGGCTGTCGATAACGGTGAGGATTTTGTTTTCAGGGATTTTAACAAGGCAGGGGAGCTCATCGAGAAAGTAGACAGGGGAAGCATCCTGGAGAAGCGCGTCACGGAGGTATTCCCCGGGGTGAAAGAGTTCGGCGTGTTTGAGGTTTTCCAGCGTGTGTGGAGGACCGGGCAGGCGGAATATTTCCCTGCCGCTCTTTACCGCGATGAGCACGACCCGGGAACATGGCGGGAAAACCGGGTATATAAGCTGCCCGGCGGCGAGATCGTCGCCATTTACGATGACATCACGGAGCGCAAGCGGGCAGAGGCGAAGATTCTCCAGGCTCTCAGGGAGTAG